One window of Chloroflexus aggregans DSM 9485 genomic DNA carries:
- a CDS encoding FAD:protein FMN transferase, whose protein sequence is MQRLQFRAMGSTITIVIDSDDPTARPALNVARQTFLRYEQILSRFRSHSELSALNRRAGRGPVRVGYTLWRAVQHALQAASASNGIVTPTVGAALVAAGYDRDFATLTNGVVHRLAAAHPSPDWRHIRLDPHRRTITLPAGVQLDLGGSAKGWTAAIVARRLGRRFPTLVDAGGDIAISGPQRNGAPWPIEVADPHNPDNGLELLLLRRGGVATSGIDYRRWQQGDRWQHHLIDPRTGSPAATDILAATVVAPSLTIAEMAAKTVVILGSEAGLPWLATRPQLAALLIRLDGTIIRTPNLARYCWQPTAIPTA, encoded by the coding sequence ATGCAGCGGCTACAGTTTCGCGCGATGGGTTCAACGATCACGATCGTGATCGATAGCGATGATCCGACAGCTCGCCCAGCACTCAACGTCGCCCGGCAAACCTTTCTGCGCTACGAGCAGATTCTGAGCCGCTTTCGTTCGCACAGTGAACTGTCGGCGCTCAACCGACGTGCCGGTCGTGGGCCGGTGCGGGTTGGATACACGCTGTGGCGTGCCGTGCAGCATGCCTTGCAGGCTGCGTCTGCCAGCAATGGTATTGTTACGCCGACAGTCGGTGCCGCACTGGTCGCTGCTGGCTACGATCGCGATTTTGCTACCCTCACCAATGGGGTCGTGCATCGGTTAGCCGCTGCCCATCCTTCTCCCGATTGGCGACACATTCGGCTTGATCCGCATCGACGTACTATCACTCTCCCCGCCGGGGTACAGCTCGATCTAGGAGGGAGTGCCAAGGGTTGGACGGCGGCTATCGTTGCCCGTCGCTTAGGGCGTCGCTTTCCCACGCTCGTCGACGCCGGTGGCGATATTGCCATCAGCGGTCCACAGCGCAACGGTGCGCCTTGGCCAATTGAGGTAGCCGATCCGCACAATCCCGACAATGGTCTCGAACTTCTCTTACTCCGGCGTGGCGGGGTCGCTACCTCCGGTATCGATTATCGGCGTTGGCAACAAGGTGATCGATGGCAGCACCATCTGATTGATCCGCGTACCGGTTCGCCTGCTGCCACCGATATTTTGGCCGCAACTGTGGTTGCGCCCAGCCTTACCATTGCCGAAATGGCGGCCAAAACGGTCGTCATCCTCGGCTCTGAGGCAGGTTTGCCCTGGCTCGCGACTCGTCCTCAACTGGCTGCTCTATTGATACGGCTTGACGGTACGATCATTCGCACGCCGAATCTTGCCCGCTATTGCTGGCAACCAACGGCAATCCCAACTGCATGA
- a CDS encoding PepSY domain-containing protein, whose product MNRTMFLISAALTAFVLVVIGGVAGQLSLTMFTEPVPTEIVVEATPVTVPAIDPTAEALIREREAAYQAALAEANQRLAEANRRLVIAQQELSAQAAAAPAAAAPAAAAPAAAAPAPAAAPAAAAAPAAAAPAAAAPAAAPAPAAPPAPTYAVSPEQAQAIAIANAGGATLMRAPELVSLQGTPAYEVVFDRGAIYIDAQTGAILANTIVEVAQAANPIGEDQAIAAAVSYLGGGTVAKVKREYEHGVDVYEVKFTDGSEVYVDAYNGQVVYAKVKNAGGDDHDDDK is encoded by the coding sequence ATGAATCGCACGATGTTTCTCATCTCGGCTGCATTGACTGCCTTCGTACTTGTCGTGATTGGTGGTGTTGCCGGTCAACTCAGTCTGACGATGTTTACCGAACCGGTACCCACCGAGATTGTCGTTGAGGCTACGCCCGTTACCGTTCCGGCGATCGATCCAACTGCGGAAGCGTTGATCCGTGAGCGTGAAGCGGCATATCAAGCTGCTCTTGCCGAAGCCAATCAGCGTCTGGCCGAAGCGAATCGGCGACTTGTGATTGCTCAGCAAGAACTTTCGGCCCAGGCAGCAGCGGCACCGGCAGCAGCGGCACCGGCAGCAGCGGCACCGGCGGCAGCAGCTCCCGCGCCGGCAGCAGCACCGGCGGCAGCAGCGGCACCGGCAGCAGCGGCACCGGCAGCAGCGGCACCGGCGGCGGCACCGGCACCGGCGGCACCTCCTGCGCCGACCTATGCAGTATCGCCTGAGCAAGCCCAAGCCATTGCTATCGCTAATGCCGGTGGCGCAACCTTGATGCGCGCCCCTGAGTTGGTCAGCTTACAGGGTACACCGGCGTATGAAGTCGTCTTTGATCGTGGCGCCATCTACATCGATGCGCAAACCGGTGCGATTTTAGCCAACACCATCGTTGAAGTCGCGCAAGCCGCTAATCCGATCGGCGAAGACCAAGCCATCGCTGCTGCAGTAAGCTACCTTGGTGGCGGTACAGTCGCGAAGGTTAAGCGTGAATATGAGCATGGTGTTGACGTATACGAGGTCAAATTCACCGACGGCAGTGAAGTCTACGTCGACGCATACAACGGTCAAGTAGTCTACGCCAAAGTCAAGAATGCTGGTGGTGATGACCACGACGACGACAAGTAG
- a CDS encoding heme-binding domain-containing protein, with amino-acid sequence MLKRLFRPRNVAIAIVILFVAIQAVPVWAWQTNPPVVTDVAWTTPEAASIARRACYDCHSNETVWPWYSKIAPVSWLVTYDVIKGRNHLNFSLPLREPAELAQEIAEVVLEGEMPPRQYLLTHPDAKLTPQEVQALIAGTPGFTGGQFTTEHDDD; translated from the coding sequence ATGTTGAAGCGACTATTCCGGCCTCGCAATGTAGCAATTGCCATCGTGATCCTGTTTGTCGCTATCCAGGCCGTGCCGGTATGGGCATGGCAAACCAATCCGCCGGTCGTGACGGATGTGGCGTGGACAACACCCGAAGCAGCGAGTATTGCCCGCCGCGCGTGCTATGACTGCCACAGCAACGAGACGGTCTGGCCGTGGTATAGCAAAATCGCACCGGTCTCGTGGTTGGTTACCTACGACGTAATTAAGGGGCGGAATCATCTGAACTTCTCACTTCCGCTCCGTGAACCGGCTGAGTTAGCCCAAGAGATTGCCGAGGTCGTACTTGAGGGTGAAATGCCGCCCCGCCAGTATCTACTGACCCATCCTGACGCAAAACTAACTCCACAAGAAGTGCAGGCACTGATTGCCGGTACACCCGGCTTTACCGGCGGTCAATTCACAACAGAACACGACGACGACTAA
- a CDS encoding response regulator transcription factor: MRILIVEDDKRLARLIERVLREERHTVDVAHDGESGLDMLLQGVYDVAVIDWMLPGRDGPSLCRAARAARLPTALLLLTARGQIEDKMLGFESGADDYLVKPFAFEELLARVRALGRRFNPNLGNDELRIGTIVLDLRSYTARRGERRLDLTPTEWRLLEYLMRNAGQTLTRQQILDYVWSFEHDVQPQMVDVYVSYLRRKLNAPGEADPIVTVRGIGYRLEAERA, from the coding sequence ATGCGCATTTTGATAGTGGAAGATGACAAACGGCTAGCCCGCCTGATCGAGCGTGTGTTACGCGAAGAGCGCCATACCGTCGATGTTGCCCACGACGGTGAGAGCGGGCTTGATATGCTGTTGCAGGGCGTGTACGACGTAGCAGTGATTGACTGGATGCTGCCAGGACGAGATGGGCCATCGTTGTGCCGAGCAGCACGAGCAGCACGGTTGCCGACTGCATTGCTTTTGCTCACGGCACGCGGGCAAATTGAAGATAAAATGTTGGGATTTGAAAGCGGCGCCGACGATTATCTCGTCAAACCGTTCGCTTTTGAGGAATTGTTGGCCCGTGTGCGCGCATTGGGACGACGCTTTAACCCGAATCTTGGCAATGACGAGCTACGGATCGGCACTATCGTTCTCGATTTGCGCAGCTACACGGCCCGTCGTGGCGAACGCCGACTCGATCTGACGCCAACCGAATGGCGGCTACTCGAATATCTGATGCGAAACGCCGGGCAGACGCTCACCCGTCAGCAGATCCTTGATTATGTCTGGTCGTTTGAGCACGACGTGCAACCGCAGATGGTTGATGTCTACGTTTCGTATTTGCGGCGCAAACTCAACGCACCGGGTGAGGCTGACCCGATTGTGACGGTGCGCGGCATCGGTTACCGGCTGGAGGCAGAACGTGCTTAA
- a CDS encoding ATP-binding protein — protein MLKLLMKSVTQSTSSAKPGIDWRRNVLKPLRWQFTFLYTLAAIVIIVLIGGGAYTIVNRYFEQITDLALQHKMVHEFHSLNAPLPPELATADVDWSVLRTEGMSNRGRLLTPQEARRIALAARNGEIKSVKLKEKDNEYEIKFRDDSEIIVDAYSGRILEIEIKGEHLNPPTTTLLPAAYDAELASIFVLPLDEQGRILFNPNPAALPMPAHQEALAAALRNGSDLRTITTINGERVRLLTYRLTRSDGPAALQLGRVLNDQEQVLYQLLTGLVGFGIVGAVMIGIASWWLAGRALRPAEEAWTRQLRFISSASHELRAPLTLIRASAEVALRNAKDEDQRELLTDVLSESDHMRRLVDDLLTLSRLDSGSLTLQRQPITLNDFLADLHRHVSRLGEERGITITLAQARGTVIADPDRLRQILLILIDNALRYTPTGGTITLNAELAGKQVRISVRDTGCGITPEHLPHLFERFYRADQARNRSSNTNNAGLGLSIAKGLVEAHGGTIGIESEVNKGTLVWFTIPTA, from the coding sequence GTGCTTAAACTCCTGATGAAGAGCGTGACCCAATCGACCTCAAGCGCGAAGCCAGGTATCGATTGGAGACGGAACGTACTTAAACCACTGCGTTGGCAATTTACCTTTCTCTATACCCTTGCCGCTATCGTGATCATCGTTTTGATCGGTGGTGGTGCCTACACGATTGTTAACCGCTACTTCGAGCAGATCACCGATCTTGCTTTACAGCATAAAATGGTGCATGAGTTTCATTCGCTCAATGCGCCACTTCCGCCGGAATTGGCAACGGCTGACGTAGATTGGTCGGTGTTACGGACAGAGGGGATGAGCAATCGCGGCCGTCTGTTAACACCGCAAGAAGCGAGGCGGATTGCCCTTGCGGCGCGCAACGGTGAGATTAAGAGCGTGAAGCTGAAGGAAAAAGACAATGAATACGAAATAAAATTCCGTGATGATAGTGAAATCATCGTTGATGCGTATAGTGGTAGGATTCTTGAGATCGAGATCAAGGGCGAACACCTGAATCCGCCGACAACGACTTTACTGCCGGCAGCTTATGATGCCGAACTAGCCTCGATCTTCGTGCTACCACTCGACGAGCAAGGCCGCATTCTGTTTAATCCTAACCCAGCAGCATTACCAATGCCTGCGCATCAAGAAGCGCTAGCGGCTGCCCTACGGAACGGTTCGGACCTACGCACAATTACGACGATCAACGGGGAACGGGTACGGTTATTGACCTACCGGCTTACACGGTCTGACGGACCGGCGGCACTGCAACTAGGCCGTGTTCTCAACGATCAAGAGCAGGTTCTGTATCAGTTGCTGACGGGTTTGGTAGGGTTTGGGATAGTCGGCGCAGTCATGATCGGTATTGCGAGCTGGTGGCTCGCCGGACGAGCACTGCGTCCGGCGGAGGAGGCATGGACGCGCCAATTGCGCTTCATCTCAAGTGCCAGCCACGAATTGCGCGCGCCGCTAACGCTCATCCGGGCTAGCGCTGAAGTCGCGCTGCGCAATGCAAAAGACGAGGATCAGCGCGAACTCTTGACCGATGTGCTGAGCGAAAGCGATCACATGCGCCGGCTGGTTGACGATCTGCTCACACTCTCTCGGCTCGACAGCGGGTCGTTGACTTTACAACGCCAACCGATAACACTTAACGATTTTTTGGCCGATCTTCACCGTCACGTCAGTCGGCTCGGTGAAGAACGTGGAATAACCATCACCCTAGCGCAGGCCAGAGGTACGGTGATTGCCGATCCCGACCGGTTGCGGCAGATTCTGTTGATCCTGATCGACAACGCCCTCCGCTACACGCCTACCGGCGGCACGATTACGCTCAACGCTGAGCTAGCCGGCAAACAGGTGCGGATCAGCGTGCGTGATACCGGTTGCGGCATCACGCCTGAACACCTGCCCCACCTGTTCGAGCGGTTTTACCGGGCGGATCAGGCACGCAACCGATCGAGTAACACCAATAATGCCGGCCTTGGACTCTCGATTGCCAAGGGCTTAGTTGAGGCCCATGGCGGCACGATAGGGATCGAGAGTGAGGTGAACAAAGGTACTCTGGTGTGGTTTACCATCCCGACGGCATAA
- a CDS encoding 3-oxoacyl-ACP synthase III gives MLFKHVMIEAVSYVLAPHRITSAWIEDQIAETMERLRFPRGKLEALSGIRERRFWDEGTLPSTVATMAAEQLLQQVSVDRDRIGLLINTSVCQDYLEPSTACFVHRNLGLSPRAINFDVRNACLGFLNGMAIAGMMIEAGTIEYALIVDGEGSQDAVMATIRRLRRPETTKQDLRDNFATLTLGSGGAAMLLTHECLSRSGHRLNGVVTLAATQYNHLCLGQPDYMKTDAGALMHAGVELATATWRLAQETLPNWSDRQIALYAPHQVGARHMAAVTKALGITPSKLFLNFPTLGNIGPAALPISLAQAVEAGRLRPGDHVGLLGIGSGLNCSMMSVTW, from the coding sequence GTGCTCTTCAAGCATGTCATGATCGAAGCAGTTAGTTATGTATTAGCTCCCCATCGTATTACATCGGCTTGGATCGAGGATCAGATCGCCGAAACAATGGAGCGTTTGCGTTTTCCGCGCGGTAAGCTAGAAGCTCTTTCAGGTATCCGCGAGCGCCGGTTCTGGGATGAAGGAACGCTGCCCAGCACGGTGGCAACGATGGCGGCTGAACAACTGCTCCAGCAGGTATCCGTTGATCGTGACCGGATCGGGCTACTTATTAATACTTCGGTGTGTCAAGACTATCTCGAACCCTCAACGGCTTGCTTTGTTCACCGTAACCTCGGCCTGTCACCGCGCGCAATCAATTTCGATGTGCGTAATGCATGCCTTGGTTTCTTGAATGGAATGGCAATTGCCGGGATGATGATCGAAGCCGGCACGATCGAGTATGCGCTGATTGTGGATGGCGAAGGGTCGCAAGATGCGGTGATGGCGACGATCCGCCGCTTGCGCCGGCCCGAAACCACCAAGCAAGATTTGCGCGACAATTTCGCGACCCTCACCTTGGGGTCGGGCGGTGCCGCGATGTTGCTCACCCATGAGTGCCTCTCACGCAGCGGCCATCGCTTAAACGGTGTGGTCACACTGGCGGCGACCCAATACAATCACCTTTGCCTCGGTCAGCCCGATTATATGAAGACCGATGCCGGCGCGCTGATGCATGCCGGGGTTGAGTTGGCGACAGCGACGTGGCGGTTGGCCCAAGAGACACTGCCAAACTGGAGCGATCGCCAGATCGCGCTCTATGCGCCGCATCAGGTTGGTGCGCGCCACATGGCGGCGGTCACCAAAGCGCTGGGAATTACGCCGTCTAAGCTCTTTCTCAACTTTCCAACCCTTGGCAACATTGGGCCGGCTGCCTTGCCGATCTCGCTGGCCCAAGCCGTGGAAGCGGGCCGGTTGCGGCCCGGCGATCACGTTGGCTTATTGGGGATTGGTTCGGGCCTAAATTGTTCGATGATGAGCGTGACGTGGTGA
- a CDS encoding NAD-dependent epimerase/dehydratase family protein, with the protein MIALVTGGNGFVGRYLVEQLVARGDHVRVVGRGEYPELQALGVETFCADLATPESAPVLARAMRGVTAVFHVAAKAGLWGRYDEFYRANVSATQRVMKAALRAGVPKFIYTSTPSVVIGMDDLHGVDEQTPYPTRYLAPYPQTKALAERYVLAQTEIATVALRPHLIWGPRDPHILPRLLRRARRRMLFQIGDGTNLVDVCYVENVAEAHILAAAALDDRSPLRGRAYFIGQERPVNLWQFIGEILTHAGCPPVRGKLPATVAYQLATVLEFLYAGLRLPGEPPLTRLMVHELSHSHWFSHAAAERDFGYTPRISIEEGLRRTFARQAM; encoded by the coding sequence ATGATCGCTCTCGTTACCGGCGGCAACGGCTTTGTTGGCCGCTATCTGGTTGAACAACTCGTAGCCCGCGGCGACCACGTGCGCGTCGTGGGGAGGGGTGAGTATCCTGAATTGCAGGCGCTCGGCGTTGAGACGTTCTGTGCCGATCTGGCGACGCCCGAATCGGCACCGGTCTTGGCCCGCGCGATGCGCGGCGTGACGGCTGTCTTTCATGTGGCGGCCAAAGCCGGTCTGTGGGGCCGTTACGATGAGTTTTACCGCGCCAATGTCAGTGCTACGCAGCGGGTGATGAAGGCTGCTCTTCGTGCCGGCGTGCCTAAGTTTATCTACACATCCACACCGTCGGTTGTGATTGGCATGGATGACTTGCACGGCGTTGATGAACAAACACCGTACCCAACCCGCTACCTGGCGCCTTATCCGCAGACGAAAGCGCTTGCCGAGCGTTACGTGCTTGCTCAGACCGAGATTGCCACGGTCGCGTTGCGGCCTCATCTGATCTGGGGTCCACGCGATCCACATATCTTGCCGCGACTCTTACGGCGAGCACGTCGTCGGATGCTGTTTCAGATCGGTGATGGTACGAACCTGGTCGATGTCTGTTACGTCGAAAATGTCGCCGAGGCTCATATTCTGGCTGCGGCCGCCCTCGACGACCGCTCCCCGCTGCGTGGACGGGCCTACTTTATCGGCCAAGAGCGCCCGGTCAATCTCTGGCAGTTTATCGGCGAGATTCTTACCCATGCCGGTTGCCCACCGGTACGTGGCAAACTACCGGCTACGGTTGCTTATCAACTCGCAACTGTACTTGAATTCCTCTATGCCGGGTTACGGTTGCCCGGTGAACCACCACTTACCCGGCTGATGGTGCATGAACTCAGTCATTCGCATTGGTTTAGCCATGCTGCTGCCGAACGCGATTTTGGCTATACGCCGCGGATTAGCATTGAAGAAGGGCTTAGGCGAACGTTTGCCCGGCAAGCAATGTAA